A window of the Flavobacterium sangjuense genome harbors these coding sequences:
- a CDS encoding signal peptidase — MKKLLKLYLLSFILLSDFVAFAQPGDDDGGGGGGLEGGDPQPAPINGKLILLAIAGVLFVIYTFRKNKRIV, encoded by the coding sequence ATGAAAAAGCTTTTGAAATTATATTTATTGTCGTTTATCTTATTGTCTGATTTTGTCGCTTTTGCACAACCTGGTGATGATGATGGTGGCGGTGGCGGTGGACTTGAAGGTGGTGACCCACAACCAGCACCTATAAATGGAAAATTAATACTATTAGCAATTGCTGGTGTTTTATTTGTAATTTACACCTTCAGAAAAAACAAAAGGATAGTTTAA